The following nucleotide sequence is from Apium graveolens cultivar Ventura chromosome 4, ASM990537v1, whole genome shotgun sequence.
TCTCAATATCTTTTATTCCTTTActcatcctcttttataatccttggaTTTAATTCCTTCAATATTAACTCTTTATACTTAATTCCTTAGGTGTCCGctggattttcaggaaaaaaataaagtacccattttctaattctgacgacctttacatacacacAAATTCATTATAGAATACTAATATGTACTCAGGATTTTTATAACAGAACTTCTATATATGGTCATCtgataatatatcaaaatcaacaaaatttcctattcataagggtttcaaataGTTTAGAAAATTGGGATTATTATAGGttaagtctggttgcatgtctatgtgctcgtattccactatatgtttggcatccggattatacttccttaacattgacacattgaacacattatgaacttgctacaggttcgggggtaggggtAGATcataagctaacttcccaatacatctaAAATCTCAAAAGATCCACACATAGGCTAAGTTAACTATCGAGATATCCTGTAACTTGGGAACCTCTTTCCaggtgtccaccacataggcgAAGTAAGCCTCGCCTCCTTTTCGTAATAAACTTTTGGTATGGGCTATGGTCAAAAACTTCTGTGTATGTCTCTTTCCTCTGAATATGACTTCCTTCTTTCCGGGGTATATACCTTAACCTTTTTCCCTCTATAGTCAtttgagcatcattgctagataagcaatccattcctaaaattacatCAAATTCCCTTAGTTTAAAAGGGATGAGAttaacactaaaagattgttcacCAATGTCTAATTTACAATCGCGGTGAATCTGCTTAACGGGAATGCCTTCATGGGTTGCTATTTCTAATTGTAATGATTCTTTCAAGGGCTTAGCTTTAAGTTTCAATTTATGCGCAAAGTCCCTCGATATAAAATAATTAGTCGCTCCAGAATccaataaaacatttgcactgaccGAGTTAAGAGAAATGGTACGTGCTATCAAATTTGAGTCTTTTATAGCATCTCCAGTTGTCATGTTAAAGGTCCCAGAACTTGGTAGCTTGTTGGAGGCATCCTTGCTCACCCCTGAAGccgctggtttgttcattgggcaaaCCTTCTTCATGTAACCGTGGCGTCCAAACTGAAAACAAGTGATGGTATTGCTGACAACATGGGTCAATGAAGTATAATTGGTAGAATAGTGACCCGCCCGACCACACTTAAAACAGATTATTTTTATATGCACCCCGGAATGCATCTTTCCACAAGTATTGCAtgctggtaatgggggtcgagattggttggACTAGGAAATTTCCGATTTTTAtccgctctggctcacatttaCACTCATAGGTCGTCTAAATCCAGCATTGCTTCCTGGTAGGGATACTGCTCCTCGGTTAAACTTGATTGGGAAGTTTCCCCTGCAGAATCTCTTCCCATACTCATACTCTTCATTTTCATCCCTCCATTCTCTCTTTCCTTTTGCATTTTTTTGCTTCATACTTCCACAGTTGTTGCCTTCTGTACCAGGGTGGCATAGTACGTAAGCTCAGAGAATGCCACCCTATTTTGAATCCACTGCTTTAatccatgttgaaaccttctttCTTTATTCTCCTAGATATTCACAAACTCTAGCACAAATCTTGATAACTTTGTAAACTTAGCCTCATATTCCGCTATTgataaattattctgctttagTTCCAGAAACTTGAGCTCCATCGGCTTCTCCAttaaccttgggaagtacttttctagaaacaattgaccgaacctctcccaggttatgatagcatttTTCTCCATATTCCTCTTGGCCTCCGACCAATAATTGGCCTCTCCCTTCAGAAGGTAAGTAGAGAATACAATTTtttgtgcctcatcgatacttAGAATCTCGAATgatttcttcatctccttcagCCATGCTCTTTCCTTAACCGGGTTAGATGAttcgtggaactcagggggcttaagtgACTTAAAGGCCCTGAAAAAAATTCCCCATAACATTTTTTTTTCCTGGGGTAATGGGTTTGGGTGACGTTCCAGGTTTTTCCTGAGTAGGTGCATAAACTGCCAcatgggatccatgcctgagTTTTTCCCTTACCGTTGAACTTCAGTTTCCTCTACTTCAAAATCTCCAACATTAAAATTTTCCATTTCTTCTCCATAATAGGAGTCTTTATGTACATTATAATCCTCTGTCTTcttcttcactgtgttcttggttccttCAATCAcgattatggcttccctggtcctcaaacCCAAGGTTTGCCCCAGTTCCCATTCTTCTTGGCAACATATTGCGGCTAATTTTGGAAAATTCAATTTTAGGTTTTAATCATTTGAATAAAGTTTTACTCTATACAGTCGTTACATATTTTGGAAATGAATCCCACAGTTCTATATAGATATGATAGCTTGAATCACATGCAGTGCAGATAAATAATAAGGATAATTTGGTGATCCCGTCACAAAAGAACTAAACTGAACTGAAagaaaacaaatatatacatgGTACTAGAAATAAATAATTCAATCCAGTCAAAAGTACATCAGTCCTACAAAGATGTGGTCAAAAGTGAAATACATCAGTCTATCCATCTAGTCAGAAAAGGGATAACAATATACAAGTGAAACTATCCCGAAAAATCAACACTCTACTATCTCCATTTGTAACTAGAAGACTAAACTACTACATCACCATATCTGAATCAACCATCAGTATGGGTGAAGTCCATCACCCCAGCCATCGCACTCCTGATGATATCCTTCTCATGTGTCCTGGACACCCTGACATCCCTATCTCCACGAAGAGATCGGATTCTCAATTGATCCCTAAACTCAATCCTAGTCAGCTCCCTTCTAGCAACTCGAGGGATGGAGGCTCTCCTCTCGTGAAAAAGTGCAAACCTGGTAGCTCTCTCAGTATCCAACTCCCTCCCTGACTCATCCAATGGCCTCATCAATGGCCAACTGTGAAATCACCCTGTCCACTATCCAACCATGCAGGAATAAAGACACTCCCTGTACGGGGGCATGGGGTGGGGTATCTGGCTTAGTTGGTAGGGCATCCTCAATCTCCTGGGCCTCAGGGGTAAGATCCTTAAAGTCATCATCGGAAGGGCTCCGTGGTAGTGGTGGAGGGGTAAGGGCTCCGACAGTAGGGAGTGGAGGCAGGTGAGTATCGATTTACCCAACAGTATCATTAATAAGCTCCTCAGTATGGGCTTCATCATCCGCATTATAGAGCTGCTTAGTATCCTACACAGCCTGTACCTCCTCCGGGTCCTCCACCTCCGAATCCACATCAGCAAGTGGCTCTGTATCCTCCATGGGATCACCCTCATCAGACTCCTCATAAACAAGTGGCTCAATATTCTCTGAGGGATTCTTCTCATAAACAACATCCTCATCGGGGTCCTTAATAGGATCAATCCTATCCTCAGCACGTAGCAACACATCATCGTGCTCTTGCTCATACATCTCAAAGTCTGCATCCTCTCGCTCCTACACATTAAATGAATTATATTACTACCATGATATTTAGAAGGGTTCCCGTAAGGGCTTAAACTGTTAGAACTACATTAAGTAGCtttgataccatttttgtaacacccccggATCCGGGGTGGTCTCCATTTCCATTGATAACACTTAACttcaataaaaaataaataagtaCATGCAATAACCCCACAATACTACATAatccacaacacgttatagtcctAGAGATGAAATTGAGATTTGTATCAGTCATAAGATCCACAAGTTATTAGTTATTACAAACCAAAAATCATTAGTTAATAAGCTTACAAGTTCCCTGCCATTATCTTACACAAGTCATAATTATAAATAAGTTTGATTCCCAAAAGCTGAAAGCCTAGTCTACAAGTAGATTTACCTCTTTAGGAATAGAGGCTATGATCTCAGCGGGTAATCGTGAGGCATTTCCCACGAATTGTCGTGGAGTGCACTCGTGTCTGGCCATCTTGCTTAGCTGGTGTTGtgtgataaataaataaatcaaaagtGAGCAGCACATCCCGACAAGTTAATATATAATTGATCAACAATGCAAAATATCTTTTTCAtataatttctgaaaatctttgtcatgcataataTAACAAGGTcctaatatattttaaaagatgaagttacgacgtacttcaatatatatacatatatcttttcTGCAAGAATCTCTGAAAATTTCTGTTGTGCAAAGTATAAACAAAgtagatgaagttacaagatgaTTCTATATAAATCATTTTTGTATTAACCCTTGGGGACCTTTGTCTCATCAAGTAAAATCAAATCTCAAGATATCAtttaaaaggtgaagttacgagatacttcattttcAAAACATCATTTTGAACGCTTGACCCTGCCAACAATCATCGATCACCCAGCTGTAGCTTTCCAATCGGGGTGCTCTCGATAATGTTGCAGAAAAATATCCAATATGGATGATGAACTACTTTTTGGAGTGTCATCGTGCCAGGATTTTAAACTTACGATGATTAGTCGCAGTCGTACAACCCCACTTAATGACTACATGTAGGGGATAACAGTCAAATTTACTTGTCCACCAATCattggactcctaaggaatgaaccGCATTTCCGAAACTTCCTGGCCATTTGGGCCTAATAATTAATGTTGGACCGGCGCTACTCGGTCTCTTACGCCAACTCCTAGTTCGATTAGAATCTatgactctaaaacgtaaagTTCTCCTCCCTTTTCCGCAAGTAAAACATGTTAATAGGCTCCGCaaagaagtcatatctagttggaaatgggactcaccaatatttcctaagcgatgcttgttaatggattaaacttaTTCCCCGACTTACTTCCCAAATATTGGGTTAGTAACCAAAATTCTCTTTCTTTATTATTCAGCAACTTCGTTGCGATCTAAAACCCATCATTGAGCAGGATCCCCTAtattttgagcgaatatttaaatctcCTTCATAACGAAAGATTTAAATTTAAAAACGGGGTTTGAAATCCTCTCTTTacatttaaaataattttaataaagtTCGAAAACATTCTTCGAAAATATTGAAGGCCAAAGatgatttaaataatataaatcatttttcaatctcatttaaaaaatatttaattcatatttaactatttttttcctaaataattattgtttaaagaatatatttaaataaaataatcgGAGTTAAaatccttaaatgaatattcaaaactaatatacatttaataaataatataaatatttataactaaaaaattacttgaataaacaaaataatattcactttacaatttaaagctatcgaataaacattattcgattaaaaATTATTGAAAATCATATGTAACATAttcgggaacatcgtctcccggttcaAAATACAATATTCAAATTGTAtgccctatactaagggtattcGTAAAAATCTGCTTATAGCTATCATAGGTATTATAACATATAAGCCCATCATTTAAATCATACTTCAATTATCGTAAAACATGATTTGAAAATATGCATGCATTTGTATCGCATTATAAAACATAAATCCTTGatcacaacaacaacaacaacaataatggTTGGAAAATTTGCCTGATTGTCCGGGGCTGGTAGTGGTTCTCGGGTTGGTCCGATAATCTATAAACAATAACATTACTCAGGATTAGTCATTGATCGATTATGAAACTAAGTATTAACTCTCATATATATTAACGCTCGTTTTCAAGTCATTGATTAACATTCTCGTTTGCACGCCCTCGACgctataatttttataaaatcgacAAATAATATTTTTAACGCAAAACCTTCATGAGGACCTTAGCAGCTGCCTCTAACACTTTACATAAAAGTTTCATGATCCAACAAGTCTTTTTCAAGACTTAAAAATAGTTTCAAAGTTACACCGAAGCTAGGGGTAGTTTCGCGAAACATCGTTTACTTAAAtaatcgtttctcctaaaccgtaaatccgTTTAACACTATCTATACACCAATACGAAGCTTAAAACATGATCTAACTATTTATGGAAGTGGTGATGTTCAATAGTGTGTTATTCAACTCTAAATTTACACACAAAAAGAGTCATTataaaatcgggcattatgacgtcTATAACTTAGCGATTTTCCATTTACGAAACATACAACAACCAATCCAAACCAACTCAATTGAGAACTTAACATACTTAGATATACTAACATATTATAATGTTGTTAAAACttttttcaaaatcaaaatcaTCAAACCAACCAATCAACATCTCTTTTTGATCATCTAAACATACAAATAGTACCTCTCATTTCAAATTCTAAAACAACACAAAGTTCATAACATAAATCAAAAGTGAAAGCTTGTTTATACCTTCTTGATGATTCTTAGTACTATAAAAGAGCTTTTATAGCCCTTatgaaccttgatctatgcttaatcaaccttaaacTTCCATGAATATCAAGAAAATAAAAGTTAGTTACTATTCATCACAATTCATGTTCATCTTCTAATGAACTTTTGACCAAGATAGATTCATTTAAATACAATAAAACTTGGTGGTTACCTTAATCTATTCAAGAGAAAACTTTTGAGCTCAAGAACACTAATTTATGAGGTTGGATGCTTGATTTTGCTTCTCCATTTTCTTTTTTTCCAgaaggggccgagagcttcaaaGGGGGATTGCTTGCTTTGATTTGTTAATAATTGATGAAGTGAAGCACTTGGTTAATATCTAGCTTGGTTACCTTAATAAAGTGATTACTTCACCTTGCTTACCTCATCCATTTTCCAAGTGTTTGATAATGATGTCATCATGCTTGATCTTTTACTCTGGTTTCACATTGATGTGCCAAATGTTGCACTACTTTCCCTTCTAATTGTCACAAGTATTTTTTCCTTATTGGCTTCTATTTGTTCTGTTATTCATTCATTGTTAATCTCGTTTAATTGTTTGAGGGAATATATCCGTGATTTTATCATTAGAGGTTCCCTAAGCTATTCATAATATATTTTATTCCTTTAAcaatcctcttttataatccttggaTTTAATTCCTTCAATCTTAACGCCTTATACTTAATTttttcggtatttggtggattttcgggaaaaattaaagtgctcattttcgaattctgacgacctttacataaaCTCAAGTTCATTATTGAACACTAATACGTACTCAAAATTTTCATAAAAGAAAAACTATATCTACTCTTCTGATAATATTTCACAATCAACAAAatttactattcatcagggtttgAAATAGTTACAAAAGTTGGGGTTATTATAAAGCATGTTAAAGCAAATGGGTTTGGTAGAAAGTGACATGATAAAGAAGACAACGACATTGGTAGGATTCAGTGGAGAGACTAAACGCACAATGGGTGAGATTATGTTGCCTACATATGCACAAGAAgttaatcttttgaagaaatttTGCATAACTGAAGTCGACTCCACATATAACATATTTGTGGGAAGACCTTGGATTCACAATTTGAAGGCCGTCCCGTCAATGTATCATCCAGTGCTCAAATTCTCAACACCATAGGGTACACAAGAAATTTGAGGAGACCATAACACGGCATGAGAATGCTATGAGACGTGTTTGAAGCCACTATCCAATACAACGGGAATGAAGCACCTGTAGCCACAATAACGGGACCTTATAAATTAGCCAAGATCGATTTGAAGATAGTAGACAAACCAATCTTGATAGGAGAAGACTTGTCACCAACAATTGAAGCAAACTTGGTGGAGTTCTTGAAAACCAGGATGATGCATTTGTATGGGAACATGTTGACATCACGGGTATAGATCCTGACATGATAACGTATAAGCTAATGTTGATCCAACTTACACTCCTGTCTAATAGAAAAGAAGAAAGTTTTCCACAAGATAATTAATAACGAAGTAGATAGACTCTTGAAATCTAGGATGATCAAAGAGGTACATGTTCCTGAATGGTTGGCCAATGTTGTTATAGTTCAAAAGAAGAATGGAAAATGGAGGCTTTGTGTTGACTATATAGACATGAAAAAAGCATATCCAAAATATCCTTACCCAGTTTCCCATATTAATGCCATGGTGGACTCTAGAGCTGAACATGAGCTACTTACATTCTTGGACGCATCAAGTGGTTTCAATCAAATACCAATGGAGCCATCTGATTATGAGGAAACAATGTTCATCATTGACAGGGAGATATATTGTTATTCAGCCATGCCTTTTGGATTAAGTAATGCTGGTGCAACCATTTAAAGACTAGTCAACAAGATGTTCAAAGATAAAATAGGCCAAATGATGGAAGCCTATATAGACGACATGGTGGTCAAGTCTGAGAACGCTAAGAATCATGTTCGTGACTCACAAGAAGTATTTGACATCTTAAGATCGTACAACATGAAGCTAAACCCATCCAAATGTAACTTTGCTGTATCTTCTGGAAAGTTTCTTGGACACATGGTTATAAGAAGGGGAATTGAAGCTAGTCCAAAATAAATTATAGCAATTTTTGAGTTGAAGAGTCCATCTAATGTGAAAGACATCTAAAAGCTGACAGGGAGAGTTGCAGCCCTGAATAGATTTATTTCTAGATCTTCAGATAGGTGCAAGCTCTTCTATGATGTCTTAAGAAAGAACAAAAGATTTCAATGGACGGACATACATGAAGCGCACTCAGTGACTTGAAGACTTACCTTACTACTCCTCCATTCTTATCCAAACCATCTCAAGGTGAGGAACTTTATGTCTAACTTTCTATCAATAATCACGCTGTGAGTTGAGTACTTGTCAAGGAGCATGAAGGTGTCAAATCACCTGTTTATTATATCAGAAAAAGCCTAGTGGATGCGGAGATAAGGTACACATCTTTTAAAAAATCAGTACTTGCATTATCCATGACTTCTATGAAGCTATGGCATTATTTCAAGTCTCATAAAACACGTCATGACAAATTTCCCTTTGAGAACTTTTTTTAGTAATCCTGAATTGATGGAAAGGATGGCTAAATGGGTCATCCGTCCAAGTACATATGACATCGTATACGAACATAGAACTACCATAAAATCACAAGCTTTAGCTAATTTTGTGGTTGATTTCAGTCCAATCCAAATTACAACAGCTGACGAGGAGTTCCAACAAGTTGTTTTGAGAGTAGACGTCAAACCATGGACATTGCACGCTAATGGAGCTTCGAACGTGAATGAAACAGGCTTGGGTCTTGTACTAAAATTTCCACAGGGGGATATAATAGCATATTCAATATGCTATGATTTCAAAGCTACTAATAATGAGGTTGAGTTCAAGGCGTTAATCTTCGGATTAACGACTGCTAAAGTCATGAAATTTAGACACATCGACGTAGACTGTGACTCATTATTGATTGTCAATCATGTCAATGGTTCTTATGAAGCTAAAGATCCCAAAATGATTACATACTTAGATGTCACTAAAAAATTGATGAATTATTTTGACACATTCAACATACAACAGGTGCCAAGGGAGAGCAATGTTCAAGCTGGTGCACTAGCTGGTCTTGTGAGTGTTTTGAAAGGTTTCAgtttgttgcccagtaaagtaattgtttaagagggttggatacaattacctaacaaatcgatgtattctgaaagtaaagtaagaacaaaTGAATCAattaacagtttatattgatatttgataaactattacaaaactctcttaagaacaatattcttaGGAACTGCTAGGTTACACAAATATTCGAGTTGTTCTCTATCACTTATattgtgataacctattctgtgtttatatactacacagctacaaatcagtcctctatcaattacaagatatgttacaatataaCTCTAATACTTTACATATCTAGATCAAATACTATCCTATAAATCAacaccttctgatttatctcgcagccatgacttatcatccaagtcattcttcaACGTAATGCTTTGATCAATGGATTAGTTTTTTAGATTCAACTGATAATGATTTATATATATCAATGTATGATATCGAAGCTTTAAACGGATAATCATATTATaacagttgatcatatcctgattgtgaCATAGATCCTAATCTTCGACTTAGGCAattctcaacaatctcccccaatttatgctcTGTAGAATAAGCATGAATTCCAATAGAATTGTCCAGTGCCAAAAACCAGATAGACAAAATAAGTAGTGTAATGCTACCTTTGTTTCAGATGTagatcttcatatttcttgatagAGTCCACAGTATCTCTGAACAAAAGCTTTAACTctgtcatcaatctttttccagtaAATATCTTCTAACTTTATCTTCAAATTCTTTTCATATTATGTTATGTCAGATAATTGATAGATAGCAGCCCTCAGACTTCTGGTTTGTGCTCTTTATGTCATCATGTCTTCCAATGAAACATAACAAGTTTTTCTTCCATCAGGATTTATAGTTATATGTCTCTGAGTAAGAACATTTTGAATGACTACTTCACCTTTCTTCATGTTGACTTCTTGCCCTCTGAAATTTATGTATTTAGGAACCATCATGTTTATCAAGAATAATCTTCATAACTTTAAGTCTATCTAGATGACCAGCAGTTATTTCCTAATCTGGACTATCAGCAAGTGTGAAGTTCAACAACTTTAAGTTAACAATTTTAGCTTCATGTTATCCTATTTCAGCTCTTATGAATGGTTCAAACAACTTCAACTTCTTAGCTTGTTCTAAACAAGATTTCTTATCTCCCATGGCAATAGAACTAAGTAAACCATCCAACCAATTCCTCCAGGAGTAAAACTCA
It contains:
- the LOC141718522 gene encoding uncharacterized protein LOC141718522, with product MAKWVIRPSTYDIVYEHRTTIKSQALANFVVDFSPIQITTADEEFQQVVLRVDVKPWTLHANGASNVNETGLGLVLKFPQGDIIAYSICYDFKATNNEVEFKALIFGLTTAKVMKFRHIDVDCDSLLIVNHVNGSYEAKDPKMITYLDVTKKLMNYFDTFNIQQVPRESNVQAGALAGLRQKNAIL